In Catenulispora sp. GP43, the DNA window GGCACGCTCATCGCCGCCGCCATGCCGCTGGCTCCGAGCGGGGTCGGCTTCACGCCGTCGCGCAGTTCGGAGGCGCCCATCAGGTAGCAGTTGCGCCAGGTGGCGTTCTCGGCGCCGAGGGCGAGGCGTTGGAAGACGTCGGCCAGGGTGTTCTTCGCGTCCTGGTTCGCCGGGTCGGCGAAGACGGCGTGCTTGAGCAGTTGCGCGGCGAAGCGCAGGTCGCCGTCGTCGGCGTACTCGCGGGCCTTGGCGACCAGGTTCGGGACGCCGCCGAAGCAGATCGCGTACCGCTTCGCGGTCTCCACCGGCGGGTGCTCCCACAGGTCCGCGGGGTGTCCTGAGTACCAGCCGAGGTAGCGCTGGTAGACCGCCTTCACGTTGTGGCTGACCGAGCCGTAGTAGCCGTGCGTGTGCCAGGCCGCCTCCAGGGCCGGCGGCAGCTGGATCAGTTCCGCGATCTCGGCGCCGACCAGGCCCTGGTTCATCATGCGCAGCGTCTGGTCGTGCAGGTAGGCGTACAGGTCCCGCTGGATCTCCAGGAAGTCGCGGAGTTCGCTCGTCCCCCACGTCGGCCAGTGGTGCGAGGCGAAGACGACGTCGGCCTCGTCCGCGAACAGGTCCAGCGCCTCGCCGAGGTAGTGCGACCAGATCCGTGCGTCGCGGACCTTGGCGCCGCGCAGCGTCAGGATGTTGTGCAGGTTGTGGGTGGCGTTCTCGGCCATGCACAGGGCCCTGCGATCGGGCAGCAGGAAGTTCATCTCCGAGGGCGCCTCGGTGCCCGGCGTCAGCTGGAAGACGAACCGCACGCCGTCGACCGTCTCCTCCTGCCCGGTCCCGGTGATCGACTTCGTCGGTGCGACCAGGCCCACGGTGCCGGTGGACGCGGCGAAGCCCAGGCCCATGCCCACGTGCGCCTCGGGATTGTGGGCCACGTTCGCGCCGGAGTAGTACATGCCGCGGCGCAGCATCGCGGTGCCGGCGTGGACGTTCTCCGACACCGCCTCGTCCATGAACCCGTCCGGCGCCAGGATCGGCACGCCCGAGCCCGGTTCCAGGACGCCGTCCACGCCGCCGAAGTGGTCGATGTGCGAGTGGGTGTAGACCACGCCGGTCACCGGCTTGTCGCCGCGCACCTTCCGGTACAGCGCGAGCCCGGCGGCCGCCGGTTCGGCCGAGACCAGCGGGTCCACCACGACCACGCCGGTGTCGCCCTCGATCAGCGTCATGTTCGACAGGTCGAAGCCGCGGATCTGGTAGACGCCCGCCACCACCTCGTACAGCCCGGCCCTCGCACACAGTTGCGACTGCCGCCACAGGCTCGGGTTCACGGTGTCCGGGCAGTCGCCGTCCAGGAACGCCGTGGCGTCGAAGTCCCAGGCGATCGTACCGTCGGCCGTCTTGACCTGCCGCTGCTCGGGGGCCGCGAGGAAGCCGCGATCGGCGTTGGCGAAATCGGTCCGGTCGCCGAAATCGGCGCTCCCCTGTGCGGTCACGGCTGCTCCTTGCTGGAAAGAGACCTCGAGCTCGACGGACGTCCTCCGCCATGCTCATCGGCAGCCGTGGTCCCCGCCATCGGGGAGCGCCGTTCGGCGAAGCGGGTCAGCGCCTCACGACACCGCGATCTCGTTGACCGCGACGTTGCCCCATGTCGTGTTCGCCGCGTTCACGACGATCCGCAGCCGTGGTAGTCACCGCGGCCGGCAGCGTCACCGGACGCCGCCGAGCGGCCCATCGGCCGCCCGCCCGTCGCCGGCTACCGGGCCGAGACCGCACCCGAGGACGACCACGAGACGAGGCTGTCGGCCGCGCGATACGCGGCGCGGCGCTGCCTGGCGCTGGCCGGGGTGTCCGCGGAGCAGCTGGTCGCGGTCGGCGTGGCCTCGCCGGGCGTCGTACGGCGCGACGGCACGGTGTTGTTCTCCCAACTGGAGGACTGGGCCGGCCAGA includes these proteins:
- a CDS encoding alkyl/aryl-sulfatase produces the protein MTAQGSADFGDRTDFANADRGFLAAPEQRQVKTADGTIAWDFDATAFLDGDCPDTVNPSLWRQSQLCARAGLYEVVAGVYQIRGFDLSNMTLIEGDTGVVVVDPLVSAEPAAAGLALYRKVRGDKPVTGVVYTHSHIDHFGGVDGVLEPGSGVPILAPDGFMDEAVSENVHAGTAMLRRGMYYSGANVAHNPEAHVGMGLGFAASTGTVGLVAPTKSITGTGQEETVDGVRFVFQLTPGTEAPSEMNFLLPDRRALCMAENATHNLHNILTLRGAKVRDARIWSHYLGEALDLFADEADVVFASHHWPTWGTSELRDFLEIQRDLYAYLHDQTLRMMNQGLVGAEIAELIQLPPALEAAWHTHGYYGSVSHNVKAVYQRYLGWYSGHPADLWEHPPVETAKRYAICFGGVPNLVAKAREYADDGDLRFAAQLLKHAVFADPANQDAKNTLADVFQRLALGAENATWRNCYLMGASELRDGVKPTPLGASGMAAAMSVPQLFDTMAIRVNGPKAWDAKAVTDWHFTDLDEHYRLTLRNGVLTYGPQEAKAGSPPADATFTLTKPQFLAVLAGGGMAGVTVDGDVSVLQTVVGVLDAPDPDFAIVTR